A DNA window from Sediminitomix flava contains the following coding sequences:
- a CDS encoding cupin domain-containing protein, with protein MKTAQYWIEKLEMEKHPEGGYFKETYRSDQTLKIEGLPARFSGDRSASTCILYLLEKDDFSSFHRIASDEIWHFYTGTSALEVLELSFEGDLLSHKLGSNFENGEYFQAMVPAGAWFGARLADQNENAYALVGCTVAPGFDFEDFEMAKSAELMEIFPTQKEIIEKMCRQ; from the coding sequence ATGAAAACAGCTCAATATTGGATTGAAAAGTTAGAAATGGAAAAGCACCCAGAGGGAGGGTATTTTAAAGAAACTTATCGTTCAGACCAGACACTAAAAATAGAAGGACTACCAGCTCGTTTTTCTGGGGATAGATCAGCTTCTACTTGTATTTTATACCTACTTGAAAAAGATGATTTTTCAAGTTTTCATAGGATTGCTTCAGATGAAATTTGGCACTTCTACACGGGTACATCAGCCCTTGAGGTTTTGGAACTAAGCTTTGAAGGAGACTTGCTCAGTCATAAATTAGGGAGTAATTTTGAAAATGGAGAATACTTCCAAGCTATGGTTCCTGCTGGAGCTTGGTTTGGTGCTAGATTAGCTGACCAAAATGAAAATGCTTATGCCCTTGTTGGCTGTACTGTCGCTCCTGGTTTTGATTTTGAAGATTTCGAAATGGCTAAATCAGCTGAGCTAATGGAAATTTTTCCAACTCAAAAAGAGATTATTGAAAAGATGTGCCGTCAATAA